A genomic window from Salvelinus alpinus chromosome 10, SLU_Salpinus.1, whole genome shotgun sequence includes:
- the slc5a7a gene encoding high-affinity choline transporter 1 — MTGIHVEGLAAIALFYVLILAVGIWAAWKNKHAGEAEGTDRSETIMVGGRDIGLFVGGFTMTATWVGGGYINGTAEYVYLPGYGLAWAQAPFGYALSLVVGGLFFAKPMRSRGYVTMLDPFQQKYGKRMGGLLFIPALMGEIFWSAAILSALGATLSVIIDINIKMSVVISACIAIFYTLVGGLYSVAYTDVVQLFCIFLGLWVSVPFALSNPAVSDIKISAVKEIYQAPWKGNIKREDAWVWIDNFCLLMLGGIPWQVYFQRVLSASSATYAQVLSFIAAAGCLVMAVPSVMIGAIGASTDWNQTAYGPVPPKERDQADMILPIVLQYLCPPFVSFFGLGAVSAAVMSSADSSILSASSMFARNIYQLAFRQSASDTEIVWVMRVTIFVFGGLATAMALLTGTVYGLWYLSSDLVYVIIFPQLISVLFVKGTNTYGSVAAYVFGLILRIGGGEPYLSLPPFIYYPGWQLEDRIHHLTGEVEHIVVQKFPFKTVSMLASFLGNVAFSYLAKYLFESGKLLPKYDFLDAVLAQHSIENMDKTTLVNRNNIVLSEMAPVKPRLSVQLAAAFTRRDTLAEEDSSPEDSPNHDIRE, encoded by the exons ATGACCGGTATCCACGTGGAGGGACTTGCGGCGATCGCCCTCTTCTACGTTCTGATCCTGGCGGTGGGGATCTGGGCAGCGTGGAAGAACAAGCACGCCGGGGAGGCGGAGGGCACGGACCGCAGTGAAACCATCATGGTCGGTGGCAGAGACATTGGTTTATTTGTTGGTGGTTTTACCATGACCG CGACCTGGGTTGGTGGTGGATACATTAACGGAACAGCGGAGTACGTCTATCTTCCGGGGTATGGCTTGGCTTGGGCACAAGCGCCCTTTGGATATGCGTTAAGTCTAGTCGTAG GAGGTCTGTTCTTCGCCAAGCCCATGCGTTCCAGAGGTTATGTCACCATGCTGGACCCTTTCCAGCAGAAGTATGGCAAGAGGATGGGCGGTCTGCTCTTCATACCTGCTCTAATGGGAGAGATCTTCTGGTCTGCGGCCATTTTATCTGCTCTGG GAGCCACACTGAGTGTGATCATAGACATAAACATCAAGATGTCTGTGGTGATCTCTGCCTGTATTGCCATCTTCTACACGTTAGTCGGAGGTCTGTATTCTGTAGCCTACACCGACGTGGTGCAACTCTTCTGTATCTTCCTGGGACTG tgggtTTCAGTACCGTTCGCTCTCAGCAACCCAGCGGTGTCCGACATCAAGATCAGTGCCGTGAAGGAGATCTACCAAGCGCCCTGGAAGGGAAACATCAAGAGAGAAGATGCCTGGGTCTGGATAGACAACTTCTGTCTGCTG ATGTTGGGGGGGATTCCCTGGCAGGTATATTTTCAACGAGttctctctgcctcttcagcTACGTACGCCCAGGTGCTCTCCTTCATCGCCGCTGCAGGGTGCCTGGTCATGGCCGTACCCTCGGTAATGATCGGGGCTATAGGGGCCTCCACAG ACTGGAACCAGACTGCGTATGGACCTGTACCTCCCAAGGAGAGGGACCAGGCAGACATGATATTACCCATAGTCCTTCAGTACCTCTGTCCTCCCTTCGTCTCCTTCTTCGGCCTGGGGGCGGTCTCTGCTGCCGTGATGTCATCCGCCGACTCCTCCATCCTATCAGCTAGCTCCATGTTCGCTCGGAACATCTACCAGCTGGCCTTCCGCCAATCG gCATCGGACACCGAGATCGTGTGGGTGATGCGCGTCACCATCTTTGTGTTCGGCGGCCTGGCCACGGCGATGGCGTTGCTAACGGGGACAGTGTACGGGCTGTGGTACCTGAGCTCCGACCTGGTCTACGTTATCATCTTCCCTCAGCTCATCTCTGTTCTCTTCGTCAAGGGAACCAACACGTACGGCTCCGTCGCCGCCTACGTCTTTGGTCTGATCCTGAGGATCGGAGGAGGGGAACCCTACCTCTCGCTACCCCCTTTCATCTACTACCCCGGCTGGCAGCTGGAGGACCGGATCCATCATCTGACTGGAGAGGTGGAGCACATAGTGGTGCAGAAATTCCCTTTTAAGACCGTCTCCATGTTGGCCTCCTTCCTGGGCAACGTGGCTTTCTCCTACCTGGCCAAGTATCTGTTTGAGAGCGGCAAGTTGTTGCCCAAGTATGATTTCTTGGACGCGGTGTTGGCCCAGCACAGTATAGAGAACATGGACAAGACCACGTTGGTCAATCGTAACAACATCGTACTGTCTGAGATGGCGCCTGTCAAACCGCGGCTCAGCGTTCAACTGGCGGCTGCGTTCACACGCAGAGATACTCTGGCTGAGGAGGACTCTAGTCCCGAAGACAGCCCCAACCACGACATCCGGGAATAA